TTTGAAATACAGGAACTCCTtccaggtgggtgggtgggcGGCGTCGGGGGGAGGAGCTGTGTGACGCCATGTTGCAGGCTGTGGCGTTTTACGAGCTGCTCATTGAATAGAGTTAATACAGCGGCAATTTCCACGCTCCATTTTCACCGGGGACTAAAACTGGTTGacggtgtacagtatgtgtgaccTGGTGGGGTCGACGGTCACAAAGAGCCAACCTGAGAGAGAAACCTGCATATTGGAGACTTGATGGAAACTGACACTAGCTTATATTTAAATGGATACTACAGACTCAGATGGTATTGCACTTGAGGTGTCAGTTCAGGCCCCAGCAGCTGAACTTAAGCCTCTCCTCAGACACCATGTTCTTCACTTTCCCATGAATAGAAATGTTCTGTCAGGGCTGATAGTAAAGCAGAACAGGCTTGAATGTGTACAGTGatatgatttgtcacatgcgaccACCTGCATCTGTACCTTTATGGACAAATGTTTATAATGCCTTTCAAAGCCTGAAATACCTCTGGTTTTAAACATCAACTCACTTAACCAGATTGTAACAAATGcatgttatttttttatacataaatataaaaacaggattttatttcatttatacattttgaatgcataCAGTAGAAACTTCTCACTCAATGTAATAAGCATGAATGAATGTACAAACTTTATCATGAACGCCCATATGGGCTACATTCACTAAATCACAAGTCATTAACATAGGGTGATGATGGCATTAACCTCCTTGTCATGCAACCTAGGAGAAAGCATTCATACAACAAATGTCTTAAGTCATCTGAGCAATCTCTTTAATTATAACTGTTTTCTCTTAGTAGAAATTACTATGGTGCTCTCGTGCAGTGTATTGACTCACCTGCCTTGGCCCTGCTCCTGAGTTCTCTCTGATTGGCACATGGTGCAGAGGACAGGAAGGTAGTCCACGGCAACAGCTTGCTTGTTTCCCAAGGTGCAGAAGGCTCAGTTTGAGAGGACAGTTCTGATGATTGAACCTAATTCTAACAGCATTACAAATGTGTGTGCTAACTTCACATAAGCATGTATGGTAATTTAGAGGACTGAGCCACCAATGTATTTCTGACAGTGAAAAAAATAATGCTCAGGAAACTGCAGTCACCTAGGATCACAGGAAGTGGTCTGACTGACGTTGAAACCCCGTCTGGGTGGGGCGACGGGGAGGTTGAGTTTCTCCATCACCCTCTGGGATCCAGCCCATCCCTCAGACACCCTGGCCAGGCACCTCTGGAAGCCCAGGCCCTCTACTGCAGCCTGGATTTCCAATGTCCTCTCACCCCACCACCTACAGCCCCCATCCTCTCTCATCTAGCAGTCCGTCCTTAACCTCCGCCCCTGGTCTGCATGGGCCAGCCTTATGTGGAGACTCACTCGGTAGAGAGGTATCAATGAAGGACATGAGGTCCATAAAGTCAGTTATTGCATCTAAGCAGTGGTACACCAAGCCATCTGCCGCCTTCTCAGTTTGTCATCAACAGTCTCAGTAATATTTGATACACTTGGATGAGCCCTCAGACAGTGAGGCTCTAAGGCTTTACTAACATGTGAGCTGATCTGGAATCAGATGTTGCCAGACATTTTTCTCCTCGGCCTGGAGCCGGAGGACACCTTAACTGGTCTGATCCAGGATCAGTGGGACCTGAGGGTGGTGGATGTCAGGGGGTGTTGGCTCACTCTGAAGCCTAGAGTGAGTCACTTTCTTTGGGGTGAGGAAAGGACTGGGCTGGGTCCTGATTGGTAGGGGAAGAAGGAGCTGCAGGTTCGAGTAGAGTAAAGCTACACCTCAGTAAGGATCTCCATCAGCTTGATGGTGTCTGGTCTAGCCCAGGACTGACACTGAGGAATCACAGAGAAAGGCACCTCATACAGTCAGATGGTCATTCAATGTTGTTACCTGAATAAAAGCATTGGATGTTCATCTAGTTCAGGTTCACAGTGCCTCTGAGGTGACGTGCCTTTAGAGTGGTCTGCAGGTCATGGCTGGGGCCAGAGTTCAGGAGCCCCAGCATGCTCGAAGTGCAGCCCACGTCACGGAGGATGGCGGGAAGAAGCATTGTCACCCACTGCAGCAACAGCCAGAGCTAGGGTTCACCAAAACAATCAAGTGATTCAATTGTGAGACTTGACGTACACGCTTTCAGACAGCGACCAAGAAAACTAAAAGGGGTCACAATACTAACACACCTAGACATTGAAGTCAGTTAATGGTTTGTCATGACTCACTTCCATACCTGCAGGGTCCTTCAGTGGGGTTGCCCTCTGAGATGCCTGTCCTCCTCCACTGCAGATCCAGAGCTGCAGTAGGGTACGTCTGATGTGCATCTGGTTCAGGCTCACCAGAGAGGTGATGTCCCCAGCATCCATCCTGACGTTCTCAGCCAGGCACAGCAGCTGCAGATAACTGCAAACGTTCACCTGGGAGGGTGCACGACAGACAGAAACTAAATGGAGTAGCAGCTTCATATCATGCACATTAGGTGAGGGGATGCAATGGTGCCAAGATGCTCGACTTACTACTGAAGGTTGTTTTAAAAAGGATCGCTTCAAAGTCGCCGCCAAACTTAGGCCTTGAAGGAGGGATCTGAAGACAGTTTTCATGTTATGATTCAACTTCACATCATTTTCAATACAGATTGAACTCATATTTTTCAGTATATACACAGACACCACTAGTGGTCAGTATCACAGGTCTCTTGGTAGTCGTCATGAAGGTCTTGATTGCTGTGAGGAATCCCACATCATCGAATACGACATCAACCTGCCGGAGAGCAGGTGCAGCTTGGTCACTTAATTAAAATGTCTAGTCTGCAACCTGGAACTGCTAAACAACCGAAATAAAACTACTGACTGCTGTGTGGTTTACCTCTTCAAATAGAATGAGTGATGTGGACATCCTTTTACTCCGGCTACCGGTTGGTGGCTCTTCAATGTCTGGTGACAGTTGACTGACCAACGTAGGGTTAATAATATCTGCCTTCTTCACAGTTACGGTCTTGAGACAAAAAAAACTGTAGGAATTAATAACGATTAAACAAAAAGACTAATCGTAGCCACACCAGACgaggctggtgggatgagctataggaggacgggctcttTGTAATTGATGGAATAAATGGaccggtatcaaacatatggaaaccacacggTCGGCCCCGTtgcattaattccattccagctattacaaTGAACCCGTGCTCCtatggctcctcccaccagcctcctaaGATCCACACATGCCTGTGTGTGGTTAACTAAGCTCGCAAGGTGTTTCTTGTTTTTCTTAACTGTTTGGTAGCTGCTTGTCCTGTTTTGTAGATAACAAAGAGTCGTCTTAAGTTTGTGATCTCTGGTTTACGCTTCTTCTTGAAGACGTTAGCCAGCATCATGGAGGCTGCACTGCACTGCACCTCTCTTATGGTGGGAGCAACAAGGGAGCTGAGGCCCCTTCCTAGAGGATGAGACAACCTTTCTGGGAGAGGCCTCCTTTTATCTGTGTGAGGAGAGCACAAAATAGATTTAACCCACATTCTCCATTGGACAAACAATTTACAAAATAGTTCCTGTCACTTTAAGTGATTTTCAGTAGATGGTTATGCTTAGACTGCAATAAAGTCATTTTCTGTAGCGGGGTGTGCCTACCAGCTACTGTGTCAGATTTAGTTGGTGTTGTTGTAGCTACTGAGATGAGATGGTTTGAAGGTGGTGCTTCCCTGGATCTCCACCAGGTGAGATTGGGTGGCCTCCTTCAGTTGAGTCAGGATGTGGCGACCACTGCGCTGGGAGGAGGCGTTCACGTCGAACACCTGGAGAGGCCAAGGAAATGAGCAGTCAAGACAGCCACCTTACATATATTAACACGGACTAGTTATACTGCACCCGAAGGTTAGAAGAGGACTGCATACACCCGTATGAAAGCTAACCTGTTTTGGTGAATCATATGACTGAATGAACATGAGCCAGCCTCTCCTGGTTCTCTGCTTTACCCATCTTATCCAATTACCCACAAACTGCCATTTaaacgtaaaaaaaaatattgaggaATGTCTTTGTACCATATTCTAACACTAATCAGCAGGTCCTAttcaggctcccgagtggcacagcggtcttaggcactgtatctcagtgttagacatgtcactacagacaccctggttcgaatccagctGTCTCAccactggctgtgattgggagtcccatagggcggcgcacaattggcccagcgtcgcctgggtttgtccgtcattgtaaataacaatttgttcttaactgacttgcctatttaaataaaggttgtgAAAGGGACTGCACATCTTCCAAGTAGTCTCACCCTGACCTTGAAGCCCAGCTCCTGAGCGCAGGCGTATACTGAGGCAGTCTTGCCCACCCCTGGAGGTCCTGTGATCAGCATGGTGCGACACAGATCTTCCTCCTCCACTCTAGCCTCTCCCTGGAAATCGCCGCAGTCCCACGAGTCTGCACAGCCAAATCAGAGGTCGACAATACAAGCAATGTTATTCATGGAAGATTCATTGTCAGTGATGGTTTTTATAATACAGTAGGTGGTTTTATTTGACACATTTTCCCCCATCAATTCATAACataaacttttttatttttaccattgCTGTTGGCATTGTTCTCTAGTTTCCTTTCTCGCTCTTTTCTTCTCTCAGTTTCCATTTCTTTAAATCAACTGCGAACAGAAATAAGGAAATACATTTAAGACACCATACCATAAAAGCTAAACATTGAAGAAGCTAGCAGTGGTGTTAGCAACTCACCTGTAGCTTCTTTACAGAGGCGGAGTTGCCTATTACCTCACTGGAGTGCTGAGGGCGGTACTTCTGTCCACAGCAAATCCTCAATGTAGGTAGATATAAGGTGACACTGGAGCATCTTAAAGACCAATCGCAGATCCCAATCAATGACAGAGCTAAACACTAAAGTTTCAACAACAATCTGTATTAGGAATCATCACCTCTCCTAAGGCATCGCTGTGGATGGGCAGGATAGACCTTTTGAGGAGATTCTGGTTGGTTTGGTGGGTTAGTGGTCAGTTCATGACCTATCCCCAGACCTTGACTGTCCCGCTGTTGCTGCCTGAGTCTTTGTGTTCGGCTCAGCCTGCTTCTTCTAGGCTGACCCCTGGAAGAGGGGATAAGAGACCCCATGACTTGGTGTTCTAAAGAGGGACTACCCAGTAAAGCTGGTCTCCTCTAACCACGGGCTAGACATTTGGCGCTTGCATACTGTTTCAGGGTCCTCCCTCTCATTCTGatgtttcctcttctctcctacaGAGCTAGGAGATGCAGCGCCTATCTCGTCTCTGAAATAAAAGGCGACCAATAAGAGGGAATCTGATACTAGAGTATGGCACCACACAGACTGTATACATGACAATAAGAACATGACTGATAGAATAGAGTTAACTGTAGTCTCTCAATCTTACCTGGACTTTCCGACTCCAGAATTGTATCTTTGTATTTCTTCAGCAGCACAGTGAAGACTGGAACAGTGGGCTAGACACTTTGACCTCTTCAAGAGACCCTTTGCGGACAGACCCTGACAACGTATCTCTCCAGCCAGAAGTAATTGACCCCTTCCTCTCAGTCTGGTTGTGTTTAAGTGTTGAGCTGGACCACCAATTCAAAATCCGTCTCTGAGTGTTGGGTACTATGGGCCTTATTAGTGTCCTGTTTCCTGGTGAAAATGGTTGCCACGTTCTCATCCGAGACCCTGGTTGTCCCAGAGGCAGACTGCACCGCTGTTTGAATTGTGAGGGTACATGCTATTACATTCTGGCCAGATGTGAGTCCAACTCCTGCTCTATGGCATTGGCCAGTGACATGAGACAGGTCCACAGACCCCATCACTGCCCTGCTCCTGAATGCTGTGTCAGTACTGGAGCAGCTTGACTCCGAAATCACtataacattattaggagggTCTGAGCAGGGGCTATCCTTGATGAGGCTTGTTCTTGCTTTGGGGTATCTGTTCCGCTTGAGTCTGTGCAGCCTACTGGTTGACCGTGACACGGAGAGAGGCATCTCATAAGACCCCCTACTATGACAAGGCGCCATCTTAGGTTTCTCTTTCACCTGCTCAGAAATTAGGTTATTCCTCCCAAGAGGTTGTGGGGTTATACTGAAGTACTTTGTGATGTCATTGGATTTTGGGCACCCAGCCTTCTTCTCTGTGGCCAAGTAGGGGCGATAACATCTTTCTTGCCTAGAGGTTAAATAGAAGAAAAAATATTTCTGTATCAAATTCCTTTCTGAAGATGTGACCATTATGGTCATCACATCAATAGGGCATTCATTTCATTCAATATAATGAGAATGCAAAATTAAAATTACTTTCACTTCTGTCTTCGTAGTGCCAGATTGTAGCAGGTGCTGTAATAGTTACCTTTAAAATAGCACTTTCACAACCGTTGACACATTGTATCAACATAGACGTACCTAGTTAGCAAACTTTACTTTCTGAAATGATGGTCTGAACAAGTCAATGAAAGCCTACCGAGAGTTACTTTAAACACGCAAAACACGTTTACGTTCACGCTAATTTCATAACTCAGCTTTTCACTCAACAAAAATCAGCACACGCAGCGAAATGTTTCGATATTGTGTAACTTACCGCTTCCGTATGTTCAAATAGACGCGCCAAACCCAGATCAACCAATCAAATAGTAATTTGAGTGTCACGTCACGAATATTTGGTCCCACCCCTATGCACTGTAGTTGCAGAATTCATATAAAAAAGGTTTTTATTCTAATTACAAAATCTTTGGTAGTAGGCTAACCTACATTTTCTGAACATATTCAAATATTCTAATTTTCATGACTGTTGATATCAGTTGAATAAAGAAAACTGACAaggtcaaatgtattttattttaaatataaaaTCCCCATTTCCAAAGTTTATAACATAGTTCACGACTTCCAACGGTGGTTTGACAATATGGTGAAATGATTGTTTTCTACCCTTATATCCAGCCGATCAAAAACGTGCATAAAGGTACAAGGAAGTAAAAGACTGGTCCATGGAGTTGAGGGGAAAGGTGTCCAACGAAGCACCAAAACTACGGCTTTTGTTCAATTTGTGCACTCACACAACgcaaaaacacagctaaggctTATACACCGCTCGTCATTTAACGTTTTGAAATGATgcagcaacaaacaaaaaatgtacaCAGAACTGAGAGACTTACTGAAAATCACCCCCTTTGGCATTTAAACAGAGCCTAATAGTAGGATAGACACGTATCAACTAGGACCCATTTCCAATGAACAAACAGCATATTGCCTCTGAAGAAAAATCCTACATGTCCATAATCAGTGATAATCAGGTTCACAATGGGATATAGCTAGATATTGACATTATTACAATGTATACAAAGTGTCTGTAAGGAGTGTTGTCCAACACTTCCTATCTCACCCGTTTATGAAGATAAATGAACATCAAAAACACCTTGAGTTCCCAATGTGCCTCAAGCCTAGTTAACCATAATACAGGTTCCAGCATGTCATAAAAACATCCATAGGTGGTTGTCCTGTTTTCTGGGGTGTATTCGTTAGTGCACATAGTAGCAAACCGTGGCAAAACATCTCGCAACAGAAAACATTTTTGCAACAAAAATAAGAATTCCCTATTGGACAAAtgcaggtaggtccctccccggtTTGTCCAGTTTGCTTCCGCTTGGTTCCTAGTGAACACACCCCTGTAGAAGAGCTAAGCAGTCTACATAAAAGGGTGAGTGTGCTGGCAGTTTGTGGTTCATCTTGGCTTAATATCCTCAAGCTATGGATGCAGAGAGTAGCATCCGGTCGTGTGGAAAATATCAGAGTCCACGGATCCTCCATTACTCAAGATAGTATCAACAGAAACATGAGAAACAACACATCAAagcaaaacaaatacaaaacaaatacaatCCTGATAAGGTTTCAGGGGGATTCAAGACAGACGGGGTGAATCTGACAATTGATGCAGTTGCgcagaataaaataaaaatggtaaaTCAACTCAAGTTTAAAACAATTCACTAATACACATTTTTACCAAGTGCTAAAACAATAGTCAACTAAAAGGATCATTAGAGCCAAACAGACAGGGTTATGGGATACAGATCATCAGGAGTGACAATGTTACCAAAAATGCATGACTTACTGTATATCCACTCAATACAGTTTCTGATTACAACGTGATAACAAAAGGCAGTCAAACCATGATAACAATACCTTTCAAGTGATCCCCCCAGTTTCTTCACACCCCCGAAACCACCAAGAATCACTAAACTGGCTACGGTGCATAATGACTTGGTAAAACCTCACATTATAGTGAGTCTTCATAtgcctgtgttgtgtgtgtgtagctataTTTgtatgtcttgagtcaatacaaGACAATCCGCCATTGACGTCTTCCTCCCACCTAGCTAAGCACCAAGGGTGACCGTTATAAAAATGAAAATGAATGGGTCGGATCGACTGCTGCCACCAAATGCCATCAGTTCATCAGTCAGTCACGGAGCTTTTTGTCCTCTTGCCGTGCTTGGTCCCACCACCCCCGCCAGAGCTGCAGGCGATTGCGGTGCCATTGCAGGCGCCCTCTATGAGGGCCCGGTCAGCCTGGTCGTCGGCCCCGGCGTCGGGCAGCTCCTCCTGGATGCGGCGGAGGCGGGACATGGCGCGGTCGATGGTGGCCACGGAGACCAGGTTGAAGTCGTGCATGCTGACCAGGTGCAGCAGAAAGTTGCGGCAGAGGTTGCGGCGGGCGATGTAGGCGCCGCACTTCTCCACGAACTGCATGCTGGCCTGGTTCATCTGGTTGTCGGCTATGAAGCTAGATGCGGACAGGAAACAGAACACAACGGGGGGAAATGAGGTTAGAATACTGATTTACTGGAGACAGAATGAGTCAGATTAAGGACAACTTTTTAAATACATTATACTATTTTATTTGTATCACGTGTTAGATGTAAACTCTCAAAGTGTCATGGCTTTATGTGGATCTCTAAATTACAGGAACACAAGGATGACTGTTTTTATCCTTACTCAAACACCATCTATAGCACATGTTAAGAGGTAAACTCTTCAAGGTGATGTGGCTGTATGTGTATTTCTAAGTTATCTACGATAGTGCCGTAAGAGGCTAGTGATTAGAGATACATACCCACAGCTTTTAGGTACATACCCATGCTTCATGACGTGCAGGTTCCACAGCTTCATCACCTCCTTCTCGCCCTCGTTGACGTCTGTGAACTCCTCCAGTTGCTGTGGGTGGAACACTCGTAGATTAGTCAACGCAAAATACCAAAATCTACCAACACAACCAGAAGGTACATTTTAGTATAAGGGAAGCAAAGCCCAGCTGTAGTTCAAGCCCGACACTCATGTCTGTTGGATTCATATAGGGTGTAATCCTATCTTGAGATGCTCGATTTTCATACATTGACATCAATGGGATACTCATTTGACATGCATCTATTTCAAGTTAATATATGGGCCATTCTGTATAAACATCAGGCAGTCGTTatgttttttttagttttttaaaaTTCTCTTCTGTTCTACTCCATTGTACATAATCTCGGACTGAGTGACAGTGTGAGCGGAGGGACTGACCGTGGCGGTCTTCTCTCTCAGCCACTCAGGGTCTCTCTCGTCCTCGCTGTCCACGTCCATCTCCTGGGGTCTGAGGGGCATGCAGCTGTCACTGTGGAAGTACAGGCGGTTGTGTCCGCTCACGTAGGTCCTCTGCTGCTCCAGCTCCCCGTCCTCAGACTCCAGGAACTCTGACAGGCTGGGCTTCGTCCGCTTGGGCCTACAAGACAGGAGCAGTGCATTAGGGGTCAGAGGCTGTGGTTAGGTACACACACGCAGGCAAGCTAGTGGACAAATAGTACACATTCTCAACTAGCACTACGGCTGTGATGGTACCATCCGAGTGAGGATATATGAAACACGTTAGCCAATCCAAACTGCAGTTTTACTTTTTAAGCCTACAGCAAATACAAGAACTAAAATCCTTTCACATGATTACCCCGGAGGCTGACCGTAGCCAAGTTCATCTTTTTTATTTCAGTGCTTTGATCCTGACACGCAATCCGTGCTACTGGTTGACTGAGGGTGAGAGAGCCAGTGAGGTGAAAGTGGAGACAGGAGACGCCTTCTTTACCTGCACACCAGTACGTGTGTCACGGCAGTCCTCTTGACGGGGCCGTTGCGGCTGAAAGCGAAGCCGGGCTGGCTGTGGATGTCCTGGGGGTTGCCCACGTAGGAGCCGTCGTAGCACTCATTGATGGACACGTCTATCCTAGCACCTTTAGGGTGAGGCTGGAGACACACAGGGGGACATCAATTCAATTACAATAACTCTCAATATCCTTGACAACTCAAATAATCAACATTTAGCATGCCAGGTACTTGGTAGCAGATGGCTTTAAAAtctttgttcttaactgtttttgttgttttttgaccTGTATAGGGTTCATCAAAATACCAAATTAGCATAGGTTAATAGTATTTGTATTAGtatttgagccaggagagattgacacgCGTATTATTAAGgtttgctctctgtgtacatctaagGGCCAGCCgggctgccctgttctgagccaaatgCAATTTTCCCTCTTTGTGGTAATGCTGTTAAGGTAGAGCAGCACTTTatcatggacagacttctccccatattagctactgttgtatcaatatgttttgaccacgaCAATCCaatccaagcagtttagtcacctcaattaTCTagattatttattacaagatttagttgaggtttagtgaatgatttgtcccaaatacaatgcttttagttttttgaaatatttaggactaacttattccttgccacccattctgaaacgaactgcagctctttgttaagtgttgcagtcatttcagtcgctgtagtagctgacctGTATAgcgttgagtcatctgcatacatagccacactggctttactcaaagatTAAAAAGAGTAAGGGGCTAGACAGCTGCCccggggaattcctgattctacctggattatgttggagaggcttccattaaagaacaccctctgtgttctgttagacaggtaactctttatccgcAGTATAGCAggaggtgtaaagccataacacatgtttttccagcagcagactatgatcaataatgtccagtcacactgaagtctaacaaaaaaAAAATTTGATCATCAAATTCTCTCAGCtgatcatcagtcatttgtgtaagtgctgtgcttgttgaatgtccttcccgaTAAGCATACTGAAATAGGAAAACATTCAAATATAGGaatcctgtacacacacacaaagccctagTCTCTCACCACGTAATTGAAAATGAAGCGGCTGTGGGACTGTTTGAGGTGTTTCAGCAGGCTGTAAAGCTTCCTACAGTTCAGAGTGCACCAGGGACAGTGGAGGTCATCTCTAGCCTCTGTCTGCTGCCGCGTGTTGTTGTTGTACAGGAACTGCCAAGGGACAAAAAGATGGAAGTTTATtactggtttattaataactgAACCATTCTGAGTGATGCTCA
This sequence is a window from Oncorhynchus mykiss isolate Arlee chromosome 13, USDA_OmykA_1.1, whole genome shotgun sequence. Protein-coding genes within it:
- the LOC110485829 gene encoding ATPase family AAA domain-containing protein 5-like, yielding MSSICIENDVKLNHNMKTVFRSLLQGLSLAATLKRSFLKQPSVVSRASWHHCIPSPNVHDMKLLLHLVSVCRAPSQVNVCSYLQLLCLAENVRMDAGDITSLVSLNQMHIRRTLLQLWICSGGGQASQRATPLKDPAGMELWLLLQWVTMLLPAILRDVGCTSSMLGLLNSGPSHDLQTTLKCQSWARPDTIKLMEILTEV